From the Synechococcus sp. UW179A genome, one window contains:
- a CDS encoding high light inducible protein, with protein sequence MDNAKFGFSAFAEQWNGRLAMMGFVIGLGTELLTGQGILSQVGLG encoded by the coding sequence ATGGACAACGCAAAATTTGGTTTCTCTGCTTTTGCTGAGCAGTGGAATGGACGTCTAGCCATGATGGGCTTTGTGATTGGTCTCGGTACCGAGCTTCTGACTGGTCAGGGAATTCTTTCCCAGGTTGGTCTCGGTTGA
- a CDS encoding DUF4278 domain-containing protein yields the protein MTLTYRGQKYAQNTAVVKSSDRPELVYRGQKVAR from the coding sequence ATGACACTGACCTATCGCGGCCAGAAGTACGCGCAGAACACCGCTGTCGTTAAGAGCAGCGACCGTCCTGAACTCGTGTACAGAGGCCAGAAAGTGGCCAGATGA
- a CDS encoding N-acetylmuramoyl-L-alanine amidase-like domain-containing protein encodes MNFTAPLIAGLTSIVLVPIQQVAVGAQSAVPLRVFAGGSLSRVSRSIEDVHVVEGTRTRFKRAQSLIRALPLNEAIARLAEFFVGSPYMAMSLDQSGREQLRLDLTQFDCMLFVEQLLAVVSAESFDDFAVRTKRLRYRNGEIGYCTRQHYFHDWVGSAQAQGVIESQPVWSAQATRNLPLNFMSSHRDRYPALQSPDRFECIRAREQGRRIEQHYLPLASLEAALPSLQSGDIFAVATRVGGLDVSHMGVLIREGSRLDAIHAAPGRGVMRSRSFVRYLSSVPDAIGAVIVRPQMVQQPTFLQ; translated from the coding sequence GTGAATTTCACCGCCCCCCTGATTGCCGGACTGACATCAATCGTTCTCGTTCCTATTCAGCAGGTTGCGGTGGGAGCCCAGTCAGCTGTTCCCCTCAGGGTTTTTGCTGGTGGTTCTCTTTCCAGGGTTTCTAGGTCCATCGAAGATGTTCATGTTGTTGAAGGCACCAGGACAAGATTCAAACGGGCTCAATCACTGATTCGAGCATTGCCTCTCAATGAAGCCATCGCTCGTCTCGCTGAGTTTTTTGTTGGCAGTCCGTATATGGCCATGTCTCTCGATCAATCCGGCCGAGAGCAGTTACGCCTGGATCTCACGCAATTCGATTGCATGTTGTTTGTTGAACAACTGCTCGCGGTGGTGTCTGCTGAATCTTTTGATGATTTCGCTGTTCGGACCAAGCGCCTTCGCTATCGGAACGGCGAGATCGGGTACTGCACGCGTCAGCACTATTTTCATGACTGGGTTGGCTCAGCTCAGGCTCAGGGAGTGATCGAGTCGCAACCTGTTTGGTCCGCGCAGGCCACGCGGAATTTGCCGCTCAATTTCATGTCGAGCCACCGTGATCGCTATCCCGCCCTGCAATCGCCTGATCGGTTCGAATGCATTCGTGCACGCGAGCAGGGAAGGCGGATCGAACAGCATTACCTGCCGCTTGCTTCGCTCGAGGCTGCACTTCCCAGTCTTCAGTCCGGCGATATTTTTGCGGTGGCAACGCGGGTCGGTGGTCTTGATGTGAGCCACATGGGGGTTCTGATCCGAGAGGGTTCCCGGCTGGATGCTATCCATGCTGCTCCGGGGCGAGGCGTGATGCGTTCGCGCTCGTTCGTTCGTTATCTCAGCTCCGTGCCTGATGCGATCGGTGCAGTGATCGTGAGGCCGCAAATGGTTCAACAACCCACATTCCTGCAGTGA
- a CDS encoding SDR family oxidoreductase, with product MATYLVTGANRGIGLAYCQQLLTRGDKVIAVCRQSSDELNALGVRVESGIELTSRDSVAALVNGLRDQQLDIVILNAGMLHSMGLSDLDPESIRQQFEVNALAPLLLARALIPLMPEGSKLVLMTSRMSSIEDNSSGGSYGYRMSKVALNIAGKSLAVDLQSRGIAVAILHPGLVKTRMVRYNPNGISPTESVKGLIARIDELTLENSGSFWHANGTVLPW from the coding sequence TTGGCGACTTATCTCGTGACCGGTGCCAACAGGGGTATTGGTCTTGCCTATTGCCAACAGCTCCTGACCCGTGGAGACAAAGTGATCGCGGTCTGCCGTCAGTCCAGCGATGAACTGAATGCCCTTGGCGTACGCGTGGAATCAGGGATCGAACTCACAAGTCGAGACTCAGTCGCCGCACTAGTCAATGGACTGAGAGACCAACAGCTGGACATCGTGATTCTCAATGCAGGGATGCTTCATTCGATGGGGTTGAGCGACCTGGACCCGGAAAGCATTCGCCAGCAATTTGAAGTGAATGCTCTGGCTCCTCTCTTGCTTGCCAGGGCTCTCATTCCGTTGATGCCTGAGGGTTCAAAACTGGTGCTGATGACCAGCCGGATGAGTTCCATCGAAGACAACAGCTCTGGGGGCTCCTACGGCTACAGGATGTCGAAAGTGGCACTGAACATCGCTGGAAAATCACTTGCGGTTGACCTGCAGAGCCGAGGTATTGCCGTGGCGATTCTTCATCCTGGCCTGGTTAAGACTCGCATGGTCAGATACAACCCCAACGGCATCAGCCCGACGGAGTCTGTCAAGGGACTGATTGCACGGATTGACGAACTAACTCTCGAGAACAGTGGCAGCTTCTGGCATGCCAATGGCACAGTGCTGCCCTGGTAA
- a CDS encoding J domain-containing protein, whose protein sequence is MGFDPRQWSSSSSTRDDRNRQNHAERVTSNVEALLRENDALRREVQRLHQQLDRLRRQQRQQPQRDANPDWNRQQPSALVSSEQVQRWGDSLAMQPGWSVLRQHGLELLIDQLNRSSFHSQLSLSQRLDRVVSGLGTDLLAAVGSKPTKKTAAVLASFALYGVRASEWLDEDPRRVVEELRQRHRQGQRHWQRQDHRQEGGSSSRRTRSDQRATDREPNEQGSCGSSDPRFAALAVLGLKTNASQEEIKQAFRTLVKQHHPDLGGSADAFRRVNDAYQLLMA, encoded by the coding sequence ATGGGCTTTGATCCGCGCCAGTGGTCGTCCTCATCGTCAACCCGTGACGATCGGAACCGTCAGAACCACGCTGAGCGAGTCACCAGCAATGTGGAAGCTTTGCTGCGGGAAAATGATGCCTTGCGCAGGGAGGTGCAGCGGTTGCATCAGCAGCTCGATCGTTTGCGCCGGCAACAGAGGCAGCAACCTCAGCGCGATGCCAATCCTGATTGGAACCGGCAACAACCATCGGCCCTTGTGAGTTCAGAGCAGGTTCAGCGCTGGGGAGATTCCCTGGCGATGCAGCCGGGTTGGAGTGTGCTGCGTCAGCATGGCCTTGAACTGCTGATTGATCAGCTCAATCGCAGCAGCTTTCACTCTCAGCTCAGCCTGAGCCAGAGGCTCGACCGAGTGGTCAGTGGTCTGGGCACTGATCTGTTGGCTGCCGTTGGGTCAAAGCCCACCAAGAAAACAGCGGCGGTGCTGGCGTCATTCGCGCTGTATGGGGTGCGGGCCAGTGAATGGCTTGATGAGGACCCCCGCCGGGTGGTGGAGGAACTGCGCCAACGCCATCGCCAGGGCCAGCGCCATTGGCAGCGCCAGGATCATCGGCAGGAAGGCGGCAGCAGTAGTCGTCGGACGCGTAGCGATCAACGTGCAACGGATCGTGAGCCAAACGAGCAGGGAAGCTGTGGATCTAGTGATCCGCGTTTCGCAGCGCTGGCGGTCCTCGGGTTGAAGACGAATGCGTCCCAGGAAGAAATCAAGCAGGCATTCCGGACCCTGGTCAAGCAGCATCACCCCGATCTGGGCGGATCGGCGGATGCTTTTCGCCGGGTCAATGACGCCTATCAGTTGTTGATGGCCTGA
- a CDS encoding PhzF family phenazine biosynthesis protein, whose amino-acid sequence MAGPIPIEQVAAFAEGPFQGNPAAVCPLQTWLPDRLMQAIASENNLSETAFYVGTEGHYDLRWFTPTCEVDLCGHATLAAGHVVFQREPNLEIAQFSSNSGPLTVRRNGPQLTLDFPLQRGEACAAPTGLDRILGTSAVACLQALDLMVVVADEREVVAIKPDSKAVAALPGRGLIVTAPGSDVDFVSRFFAPSCGIEEDPVTGSAHCTLAPYWADQLGRTSLVARQLSARGGLLHCALTDERVLISGRVIPYLSGLIHIDRSCVDPGNNDERPSTLV is encoded by the coding sequence ATGGCAGGGCCGATCCCGATCGAACAGGTTGCCGCCTTTGCTGAAGGTCCATTTCAGGGCAACCCTGCAGCTGTCTGCCCCCTGCAGACTTGGCTGCCGGATCGGCTAATGCAGGCGATCGCATCTGAGAACAATCTTTCTGAGACCGCCTTTTATGTGGGCACTGAAGGGCACTATGACCTTCGCTGGTTCACTCCCACCTGTGAGGTTGATCTCTGCGGACACGCCACTCTGGCGGCGGGCCATGTTGTGTTCCAGCGTGAACCCAACCTCGAGATTGCGCAGTTCAGCTCCAACAGCGGACCACTGACGGTTCGCCGCAATGGACCGCAGCTCACTCTCGACTTCCCTCTGCAGCGTGGGGAAGCCTGCGCCGCTCCGACCGGACTTGACCGGATCCTCGGCACCAGTGCCGTTGCCTGTCTGCAGGCGCTGGATCTGATGGTGGTGGTCGCTGATGAGCGTGAGGTTGTTGCGATCAAGCCTGATTCGAAGGCTGTCGCCGCTCTTCCTGGACGGGGTCTGATCGTCACAGCACCTGGGTCAGATGTCGATTTCGTCAGCCGGTTCTTCGCACCGTCATGCGGAATCGAGGAAGATCCAGTCACAGGGTCAGCACACTGCACCCTGGCGCCTTACTGGGCTGATCAACTCGGCCGCACAAGCCTGGTTGCCCGTCAGCTTTCGGCTCGAGGTGGGCTGCTGCACTGCGCATTGACGGATGAAAGAGTGTTGATCAGCGGCCGCGTGATCCCTTATCTCAGTGGACTGATTCACATCGATAGATCGTGCGTTGATCCAGGAAACAACGACGAACGTCCATCGACATTGGTTTAA
- a CDS encoding N-acetylmuramoyl-L-alanine amidase, which produces MRLGDSRVAASSLEEIQACEQRLGLAEEDIQLAHPTNFGERKSRDSWGRELQVKPMVIVLHETVISEAQALGLFKTNHPDDDQQVSYHMLIGRDGRRVRIVPDQKRAYGSGMSAFGDVTLRDRPGSVGSINNIALHISLVTPSDGRGDADGHSGYTNAQYKSLAEQVLLWQATFGIPITRLTTHAAVDRSRSRYDPRSFRWDRFDDYYNDAAELCDLNQFNNDQAGP; this is translated from the coding sequence ATGCGTCTTGGAGACAGCCGTGTCGCGGCATCATCATTGGAGGAGATTCAGGCCTGTGAACAGCGTCTCGGTCTTGCTGAGGAGGATATTCAGTTGGCTCACCCAACCAATTTCGGAGAACGCAAGTCCAGGGATTCGTGGGGACGTGAGCTGCAGGTGAAGCCGATGGTGATCGTTCTGCACGAAACTGTGATCAGCGAAGCTCAGGCTCTTGGCCTGTTCAAGACCAACCATCCGGATGATGATCAACAGGTGAGTTATCACATGCTGATTGGCCGGGATGGTCGTCGTGTGCGGATTGTTCCTGATCAGAAGCGTGCCTACGGCAGCGGCATGTCGGCCTTCGGTGACGTCACGTTGCGGGATCGTCCCGGCAGCGTGGGATCGATCAACAACATCGCTCTGCACATCAGTCTGGTAACGCCATCGGATGGTCGCGGGGACGCCGACGGGCATTCTGGCTACACCAATGCGCAATACAAATCACTTGCAGAACAGGTGCTGCTTTGGCAAGCGACATTCGGGATACCGATCACGCGTCTGACCACGCATGCAGCCGTTGACCGCAGTCGCAGTCGATATGACCCGCGCAGCTTCCGTTGGGATCGTTTTGACGACTACTACAACGACGCTGCAGAGCTTTGTGATCTCAATCAGTTCAACAACGACCAGGCAGGACCGTGA